In one window of Macrobrachium nipponense isolate FS-2020 chromosome 2, ASM1510439v2, whole genome shotgun sequence DNA:
- the LOC135220592 gene encoding apolipoprotein D-like, with translation MISRVTAAVLLLIYLFNVHMTVAQEEEGLGFLSFDSAPPQKVSCPNMRVVSDFKLDEYMGRWYELERFEVPFQTGDCGTVDYYPDTNRTFSLVKTEVSKGKPVVTKGTAVATEETTRSRFYVTLPDIPEGDGSPNYNVVATDYRTFAVIYTCVPLGFNDKLEFAWIMGRKEKLPDKFLIIIKKWIQKFGIEIENFSRVNQANCIRTPQTSTQS, from the exons ATGATCTCCCGGGTTACAGCAGCAGTCCTTCTACTGATCTACCTCTTCAACGTCCACATGACAGTGGCGCAAGAGGAAGAAGGCCTCGGGTTCTTGAGTTTTGACAGCGCACCGCCGCAAAAGGTGTCTTGTCCAAACATGAGGGTTGTTTCTGACTTCAAGTTAGATGAG TACATGGGTCGCTGGTATGAGCTGGAGAGATTTGAGGTCCCCTTCCAAACAGGGGATTGTGGGACCGTCGATTATTATCCAGACACCAACCGAACTTTTTCTTTGGTGAAAACTGAAGTGTCCAA AGGGAAACCAGTCGTAACCAAAGGCACAGCAGTTGCAACGGAGGAGACTACCAGATCTCGTTTCTATGTGACCTTACCCGACATTCCAG AGGGCGATGGCAGCCCAAACTACAACGTTGTGGCAACAGACTACAGAACCTTTGCAGTCATCTACACGTGTGTTCCTCTTGGATTCAACGACAAACTTG AATTTGCTTGGATTATGGGGAGAAAAGAAAAGCTTCCAGATAAATTCTTGATCATCATCAAAAAGTGGATACAGAAGTTCGGAATCGAGATCGAGAACTTTAGCAGAGTCAACCAGGCGAACTGTATTCGCACTCCACAAACGTCCACTCAATCGTGA